One Streptomyces sp. B21-105 genomic region harbors:
- a CDS encoding SGM_3592 family protein, whose protein sequence is MADDIAADDARKRSEEGEVWDDLVLDEDFVRAAGTSEPSARARMLAARWRAEEPEPQPWRSDEPPAGWFFSKARRRRWRRR, encoded by the coding sequence ATGGCGGACGACATAGCGGCGGACGACGCCCGTAAACGGTCCGAGGAGGGCGAGGTCTGGGACGACCTCGTCCTGGACGAGGACTTCGTACGGGCCGCCGGGACCTCCGAGCCGTCCGCCCGGGCCCGGATGCTCGCCGCGCGGTGGCGCGCTGAGGAGCCGGAGCCCCAGCCCTGGCGGTCGGACGAGCCGCCGGCCGGCTGGTTCTTCAGCAAGGCGCGCCGACGCAGGTGGCGCCGCCGGTAG